A region from the Acomys russatus chromosome 20, mAcoRus1.1, whole genome shotgun sequence genome encodes:
- the Cetn1 gene encoding centrin-1, whose product MASNLRKSNVASTSYKRKVGPKPELTEDQKQEVREAFDLFDSDGSGTIDVKELKVAMRALGFEPRKEEMKKMISEVDKEATGKISFNDFLAVMTQKMAEKDTKEEILKAFRLFDDDETGKISFKNLKRVANELGESLTDEELQEMIDEADRDGDGEVNEEEFLKIMKKTNLY is encoded by the coding sequence ATGGCGTCCAACCTCAGGAAGTCAAATGTGGCCTCCACCAGTTACAAGAGAAAGGTGGGTCCTAAGCCTGAACTCACCGAAGATCAAAAGCAAGAAGTTCGCGAAGCCTTTGACCTCTTCGATTCTGACGGGAGCGGGACCATCGACGTGAAGGAGCTGAAGGTGGCCATGAGAGCTTTAGGCTTTGAACCcaggaaggaagagatgaagaaaatgattTCAGAAGTGGACAAAGAGGCCACGGGAAAGATCAGCTTCAATGACTTCTTGGCCGTGATGACTCAGAAGATGGCTGAGAAAGATACGAAAGAAGAAATTCTTAAGGCTTTTAGGTTGTTTGACGACGACGAAACCGGGAAAATCTCGTTCAAAAACCTTAAACGAGTAGCCAATGAACTGGGGGAAAGCCTCACAGACGAGGAGCTGCAGGAAATGATCGATGAAGCTGATCGTGATGGCGATGGAGAAGTGAACGAGGAAGAGTTTCTTAAGATTATGAAAAAGACCAACCTTTATTGA